The Nocardioides luti genome contains a region encoding:
- the lpdA gene encoding dihydrolipoyl dehydrogenase, which yields MADADFDVLILGAGSGGYACALRAAQLGLKVGLVEKGNLGGTCLHVGCIPTKALLHAAEVADSARESGQFGVNATFDGIDMPGVNAYKDGVVSRLFKGLTGLIKGRGITVIEGEGRLTGPKQVTVDGRAYTGTSVVLASGSYSKSLPGLDIDGTRVITSEHALRLETVPSSVIVLGGGVIGCEFASVWKSFGADVTIVEALPRLVAVEDEASSKALERAFRKRKIDFRVGTPFQSVKVTDDGVAVTVEGGDVIEAELLLVAVGRGPSTSGLGYEDQGVAMERGFVLADERCRTNVEGVFAVGDIVPGLQLAHRGFQQGIFVAEEIAGLDPRPIDEAGIPRVTYSHPEIASVGLDTAKAEEKYGADGIETVTYDLGGNGKSQILKTQGFVKLIRQKDGPVVGVHLVGDRVGELIGEAQLIYNWDAHAEDVAPLVHAHPTQNEALGEAHLALAGKALHAHS from the coding sequence GTGGCCGACGCCGACTTCGACGTACTCATCCTCGGTGCGGGTTCCGGCGGCTACGCCTGCGCCCTGCGCGCGGCCCAGCTGGGGCTGAAGGTCGGGCTCGTCGAGAAGGGCAACCTCGGCGGCACCTGCCTCCACGTCGGCTGCATCCCCACCAAGGCACTGCTGCACGCGGCCGAGGTCGCCGACTCCGCCCGCGAGTCCGGCCAGTTCGGCGTCAACGCGACCTTCGACGGCATCGACATGCCCGGCGTGAACGCCTACAAGGACGGTGTCGTCTCCCGGCTGTTCAAGGGCCTGACCGGGCTGATCAAGGGCCGTGGCATCACCGTGATCGAGGGCGAGGGCCGGCTGACCGGGCCGAAGCAGGTCACCGTCGACGGCCGGGCGTACACCGGCACCAGCGTCGTCCTCGCCTCCGGCTCCTACTCCAAGTCGCTGCCCGGCCTCGACATCGACGGCACGCGCGTCATCACCTCCGAGCACGCCCTGCGCCTCGAGACGGTCCCGTCCTCGGTGATCGTGCTCGGCGGCGGCGTGATCGGCTGCGAGTTCGCCAGCGTCTGGAAGAGCTTCGGCGCCGACGTCACGATCGTCGAGGCGCTCCCCCGTCTGGTGGCGGTCGAGGACGAGGCGTCGTCGAAGGCGCTCGAGCGCGCCTTCCGCAAGCGCAAGATCGACTTCCGGGTCGGCACGCCGTTCCAGAGCGTCAAGGTCACCGACGACGGCGTCGCCGTCACCGTCGAGGGAGGCGACGTGATCGAGGCCGAGCTGCTGCTCGTCGCCGTCGGTCGCGGCCCGTCGACCTCCGGCCTCGGCTACGAGGATCAGGGCGTGGCGATGGAGCGCGGCTTCGTGCTCGCCGACGAGCGCTGCCGCACCAACGTCGAGGGCGTCTTCGCCGTGGGCGACATCGTCCCCGGCCTCCAGCTCGCGCACCGCGGCTTCCAGCAGGGCATCTTCGTCGCCGAGGAGATCGCCGGGCTCGACCCGCGGCCCATCGACGAGGCCGGCATCCCGCGGGTCACCTACTCACACCCCGAGATCGCCTCGGTCGGGCTCGACACCGCGAAGGCCGAGGAGAAGTACGGCGCCGACGGCATCGAGACGGTCACCTACGACCTCGGCGGCAACGGCAAGAGCCAGATCCTCAAGACCCAGGGCTTCGTGAAGCTGATCCGGCAGAAGGACGGCCCCGTCGTGGGCGTCCACCTCGTCGGTGACCGGGTCGGGGAGCTGATCGGCGAGGCGCAGCTGATCTACAACTGGGACGCCCACGCCGAGGACGTCGCTCCTCTGGTGCACGCCCACCCCACCCAGAACGAAGCGCTCGGCGAGGCCCACCTGGCCCTCGCCGGCAAGGCCCTGCACGCCCACTCCTGA
- the sucB gene encoding 2-oxoglutarate dehydrogenase, E2 component, dihydrolipoamide succinyltransferase, translating to MATEVNLPALGESVTEGTVTRWLKQVGDTVAVDEPLLEVSTDKVDTEIPSPVAGTLLEIKANEDDTVEVGAVLAVIGDEGEGGGSGGDSEDADEAPAEEPAAEEPAEDEAAEEEAEEPEAASEPAPAGEEAEKPVADTKSSGGEGTSVTLPALGESVTEGTVTRWLKQVGDDVAVDEPLLEVSTDKVDTEIPSPVAGTLLEIKVEEDETVEVGAELAVIGSGDAAPAPAEEKEAEPEPEPEPEPEPEPEPESEPEPAKEEPAQEEPKPAAKAPEPEKAPEPEPESPAEPTSGRGDASGYVTPLVRKMAGQHGVDLASVTGTGVGGRIRKQDVLDAAAKAKEAAAPAAAAPAAAAPAASAAPAAVSTSPSPLRGTTEKMSRLRKIIATRMVESLQTSAQLTQVMEVDVTNIARLRESVKADFLAREGVKLTYLPFFAKAAIDALKVHPKLNAAIDTEKGEVTYYDRENVAFAVDTEKGLLTPVVKEAGDLSIAGLAKKIADVAERTRTNKIGPDELSGGTFTITNLGSFGALFDTPIINKPQVAILGPGAVVKRPVVIDDPNLGETIAVRHMVYLALSYDHQLVDGADAGRFLKDVKQRLESGQFEV from the coding sequence TTGGCCACCGAAGTCAACCTGCCGGCACTCGGCGAGTCCGTCACCGAGGGCACCGTCACCCGCTGGCTCAAGCAGGTCGGTGACACCGTCGCCGTCGACGAGCCGCTGCTGGAGGTCTCGACCGACAAGGTCGACACCGAGATCCCCTCGCCGGTCGCGGGCACGCTGCTCGAGATCAAGGCGAACGAGGACGACACCGTCGAGGTGGGCGCCGTGCTGGCGGTCATCGGCGACGAGGGCGAGGGCGGTGGCTCCGGGGGTGACTCCGAGGACGCCGACGAGGCGCCCGCGGAGGAGCCCGCCGCCGAGGAGCCGGCCGAGGACGAGGCCGCCGAGGAGGAGGCCGAGGAGCCCGAGGCCGCGTCCGAGCCCGCCCCCGCCGGCGAGGAGGCCGAGAAGCCGGTCGCCGACACGAAGTCGTCGGGCGGCGAGGGCACGTCGGTGACCCTGCCCGCCCTGGGCGAGTCCGTCACCGAGGGCACCGTCACCCGCTGGCTCAAGCAGGTCGGCGACGACGTCGCCGTCGACGAGCCCCTGCTGGAGGTCTCGACCGACAAGGTCGACACCGAGATCCCCTCCCCCGTCGCCGGCACGCTCCTGGAGATCAAGGTCGAGGAGGACGAGACCGTCGAGGTCGGCGCCGAGCTCGCCGTGATCGGGTCCGGCGACGCCGCCCCGGCCCCGGCCGAGGAGAAGGAAGCCGAGCCCGAGCCCGAGCCGGAGCCCGAGCCCGAGCCGGAGCCCGAGCCCGAGTCGGAGCCGGAGCCCGCCAAGGAGGAGCCCGCCCAGGAGGAGCCGAAGCCGGCCGCCAAGGCGCCGGAGCCGGAGAAGGCCCCCGAGCCCGAGCCCGAGTCGCCCGCCGAGCCCACGTCGGGCCGCGGCGACGCGTCCGGCTACGTCACCCCGCTGGTGCGCAAGATGGCCGGCCAGCACGGCGTCGACCTGGCGTCCGTGACCGGCACCGGTGTCGGTGGCCGGATCCGCAAGCAGGACGTCCTCGACGCCGCCGCGAAGGCGAAGGAGGCCGCCGCCCCGGCTGCCGCCGCTCCCGCCGCTGCTGCGCCGGCCGCCTCGGCCGCCCCGGCCGCGGTGTCCACCTCGCCGTCCCCGCTGCGCGGCACGACCGAGAAGATGTCGCGCCTGCGCAAGATCATCGCCACCCGGATGGTCGAGTCGCTGCAGACCTCGGCCCAGCTCACCCAGGTGATGGAGGTCGACGTCACGAACATCGCGCGACTGCGCGAGAGCGTGAAGGCCGACTTCCTGGCCCGTGAGGGCGTGAAGCTGACGTACCTCCCGTTCTTCGCGAAGGCGGCGATCGACGCGCTCAAGGTGCACCCGAAGCTGAACGCCGCGATCGACACCGAGAAGGGCGAGGTGACCTACTACGACCGCGAGAACGTCGCGTTCGCGGTGGACACCGAGAAGGGGCTGCTCACGCCGGTCGTCAAGGAGGCGGGCGACCTCTCGATCGCCGGCCTGGCCAAGAAGATCGCCGACGTCGCCGAGCGCACCCGCACCAACAAGATCGGTCCGGACGAGCTGTCCGGCGGCACCTTCACGATTACGAACCTCGGCAGCTTCGGGGCGCTCTTCGACACCCCGATCATCAACAAGCCGCAGGTCGCGATCCTCGGGCCGGGCGCGGTCGTCAAGCGCCCCGTGGTCATCGACGACCCGAACCTCGGCGAGACGATCGCCGTGCGCCACATGGTCTACCTGGCCCTGTCCTACGACCACCAGCTGGTCGACGGCGCCGACGCCGGCCGCTTCCTCAAGGACGTCAAGCAGCGCCTGGAGTCCGGCCAGTTCGAGGTCTGA